In Pseudarthrobacter phenanthrenivorans Sphe3, one genomic interval encodes:
- a CDS encoding IS256 family transposase: MIDPVTGEIIDQKELAERLLAQAKEQGVSLVGPGGLLNQLTRNVLETALEAELTEHLGHEHGQTPIAANMRNGTRSKTVLTEIGPVEIEVPRDRDGSFEPVIVPKRKRRLDGIDQIVLSLSARGLTTGEIAAHFEEVYGARVSKDTISRITEKVAGELAEWSARPLDPIYPVLFVDAVVVKVRDGQVRNTPFYVVMGVTTNGEREILGIWAGDGGEGARFWLQVFSELKNRGVEDVLIAVCDGLKGLPEAITTTWERTVVQQCIVHLIRNSFRYAGRQHRDGIVKALKPVYTAPSEQAAKDRFAEFTAEWGQRYPAIVRLWESSWAEFVPFLEYDVEIRRVICTTNAIESINARYRRAVRARGHFPNETAALKCLYLVTRSLDPTGGGRARWVMRWKPALNAFAITFAGRFERTTQQ; the protein is encoded by the coding sequence ATGATCGATCCTGTGACGGGAGAGATCATCGATCAGAAGGAGCTTGCGGAGCGGTTGCTCGCGCAGGCCAAGGAACAGGGCGTGAGCCTGGTAGGCCCGGGCGGGCTGCTGAACCAACTCACGAGAAATGTGCTGGAGACCGCTCTGGAAGCCGAGCTGACAGAGCACCTCGGCCACGAGCACGGCCAGACACCGATCGCAGCCAACATGCGCAACGGCACCAGGTCAAAGACCGTGTTGACCGAGATCGGTCCGGTCGAGATTGAGGTGCCCCGGGATCGGGACGGGTCGTTCGAACCGGTGATCGTGCCCAAGCGGAAACGGCGTCTGGACGGGATCGACCAGATCGTGCTCTCCCTCTCTGCCCGGGGGCTGACGACCGGGGAAATCGCCGCCCACTTCGAGGAGGTCTACGGGGCCAGAGTCTCTAAAGACACCATCAGCCGCATCACGGAGAAAGTCGCCGGAGAACTGGCCGAATGGTCGGCCCGGCCTTTGGATCCGATCTATCCGGTGCTGTTCGTTGATGCGGTCGTGGTCAAGGTCCGTGACGGGCAGGTGCGCAACACCCCGTTCTACGTCGTTATGGGCGTCACCACCAATGGGGAGCGGGAGATCCTGGGCATCTGGGCCGGCGACGGTGGCGAGGGTGCCCGGTTCTGGCTGCAGGTCTTCTCGGAGCTGAAGAACCGGGGCGTGGAAGATGTGCTGATCGCCGTCTGCGACGGGCTCAAAGGCCTGCCGGAGGCGATCACGACCACGTGGGAGCGGACGGTGGTGCAGCAGTGCATCGTGCACCTGATCCGCAACAGCTTCCGCTACGCCGGACGCCAGCACCGCGACGGCATCGTCAAGGCGCTCAAGCCGGTCTACACGGCCCCGTCCGAGCAGGCGGCGAAGGACCGGTTCGCCGAATTCACTGCCGAGTGGGGCCAGCGGTATCCGGCCATCGTACGGCTCTGGGAATCCTCCTGGGCCGAATTCGTGCCCTTCCTGGAGTACGACGTGGAGATCCGACGGGTCATCTGCACGACGAACGCGATCGAGTCGATCAACGCACGCTACCGAAGGGCGGTGAGGGCCCGCGGGCACTTTCCGAACGAGACCGCTGCCCTGAAATGCCTATACCTGGTCACCAGATCTCTTGATCCAACCGGCGGTGGCCGTGCACGCTGGGTGATGAGGTGGAAGCCTGCGCTAAACGCGTTCGCTATTACCTTCGCTGGCCGGTTCGAAAGAACCACTCAACAATGA
- a CDS encoding DUF4192 domain-containing protein codes for MNDFIKFTGPADILAFIPHTLGETPAESFVAMTVQGNKLGATLRVDAPFGQDPVGYAQTIVSYLTADEAATGSLLVIYTDEATNDGARPYAGHVEALRRELETAEMPLQDAWLVTSELWRNYHCTDSTCCPAQSLDTITTSNGNAALIYRGSAVTGFTAPAPFIGDETAHEAIAAHKPDGWPEDLEASRAAWAKVLDDPKSLTTGTAHQLAGALQHPTIRDYMMSDIVPYAPEQFTSIMLGVFLSRPDWARVDTAQEVAFELMKATPEGQRAPMLCLIGWLEWLKGRSSFAARYFKLALEDVDGYRLAELLGELVNRGLIADCTRDPKKAYDRRLKR; via the coding sequence ATGAACGACTTCATCAAATTCACCGGTCCGGCCGACATCCTGGCCTTCATCCCGCACACGCTGGGCGAGACCCCGGCAGAGTCCTTCGTCGCGATGACGGTGCAGGGCAACAAGCTCGGCGCGACCCTGCGCGTGGATGCCCCGTTCGGGCAGGACCCGGTTGGTTACGCCCAAACCATCGTCAGCTACCTGACCGCCGACGAGGCCGCTACCGGCAGCCTGCTGGTCATCTACACCGACGAGGCCACCAATGACGGCGCCCGCCCCTACGCCGGACACGTGGAGGCACTGCGCAGGGAACTGGAAACCGCAGAAATGCCGCTGCAGGACGCGTGGCTGGTGACCTCCGAACTGTGGCGGAACTACCACTGCACCGACAGCACCTGCTGCCCTGCCCAGTCGCTGGACACCATCACCACGAGCAACGGCAACGCCGCCCTGATCTACCGGGGGAGCGCTGTTACCGGGTTCACCGCCCCTGCGCCCTTCATCGGAGACGAGACGGCACACGAGGCTATCGCTGCGCACAAGCCCGACGGCTGGCCCGAAGACCTCGAAGCAAGCCGGGCAGCATGGGCCAAGGTGCTGGACGACCCCAAGAGCCTGACGACCGGGACCGCGCACCAGCTGGCAGGAGCGCTGCAGCACCCCACCATCCGGGACTACATGATGAGTGACATCGTCCCCTACGCCCCGGAGCAGTTCACCTCCATCATGCTCGGTGTGTTCCTGAGCCGCCCGGACTGGGCCCGAGTGGACACCGCCCAGGAAGTCGCCTTCGAGCTGATGAAGGCCACCCCGGAAGGCCAGCGCGCCCCGATGCTGTGCCTGATCGGCTGGCTGGAATGGCTCAAAGGACGGTCCAGCTTCGCCGCCCGGTACTTCAAGCTCGCACTGGAGGACGTGGACGGATACCGGCTGGCGGAGCTGCTGGGCGAACTGGTCAACCGTGGCCTCATTGCGGATTGCACGCGGGACCCGAAAAAGGCCTATGACCGCCGCCTGAAGCGCTAG
- a CDS encoding ATP-binding protein → MDPEILEPGVNLLESMRSVGYSLEAAVADLIDNSITAEADHIVIDADVVEGKYLAILDDGSGMTPRDAREALRLAGTVGDRKDTDLGRFGLGLKTASLSQARCLTLITKHAGTVTALRWDIDFVREKGKWLLNVLDETDLRDLPLWTEFDDQLSGTLVLWNELDLLLGDTTSPGPFLAERLGGVRSSLALVFHRFLADRRDRISITINGLPVRPTDPFLSDNPKTQRTAPEILQIGGEEVRVEGFTLPHPSGLTPVERQRPDLGEGMREAQGFYVYRNRRLISHGHWYGLARMNELSKQTRVQVDVPSALDALWQLDIKKSRAEPPQSFKLRLRQLIDPILNRGRRVHTFRGRRENTEVAHVWTKLKTRDGFGYEVNLESPLVESVLSRLDTDNAERVVGLLQTIASTFPLMDAYVEVAANVPSITSEPDNEALIASLRNIRRSGLFSTDPKIAVTQLAGVEPFNSRDDLNTLVDLVWKAADVTE, encoded by the coding sequence ATGGATCCGGAGATCCTAGAGCCGGGCGTCAACTTGCTCGAATCCATGCGCTCTGTTGGTTACTCACTCGAAGCCGCTGTCGCCGACCTCATCGACAACAGCATCACGGCGGAAGCAGACCACATCGTCATTGACGCAGACGTCGTCGAGGGCAAGTACCTCGCGATCCTGGACGATGGATCCGGCATGACCCCAAGGGACGCTCGCGAGGCATTGCGACTGGCAGGTACCGTTGGAGACCGCAAAGATACGGACCTGGGTCGTTTTGGTCTTGGCCTCAAGACGGCGTCGCTTTCACAGGCGCGCTGCCTGACCTTGATCACTAAGCATGCAGGCACGGTCACCGCGTTACGCTGGGACATCGACTTCGTGCGCGAAAAGGGTAAGTGGCTCCTCAACGTCCTTGATGAGACCGACCTCAGAGATCTGCCCTTGTGGACCGAGTTTGATGACCAGCTCAGTGGGACGCTCGTACTTTGGAACGAACTGGATCTACTGCTGGGTGACACAACATCGCCAGGTCCCTTCCTCGCCGAACGGCTCGGTGGAGTTCGTTCCAGCCTCGCGCTCGTCTTTCATCGGTTTCTCGCTGATCGCCGCGACCGGATCAGCATCACGATCAATGGGCTTCCCGTGCGGCCGACCGACCCGTTCCTGTCCGACAACCCGAAGACCCAACGCACCGCACCGGAGATTCTCCAAATCGGCGGCGAAGAAGTGCGCGTAGAAGGGTTCACGCTCCCGCACCCCTCTGGTCTTACGCCCGTGGAACGGCAACGGCCAGACCTCGGCGAGGGCATGCGCGAGGCACAAGGGTTCTACGTATACAGGAACCGCAGGCTTATCTCGCACGGTCACTGGTACGGCCTAGCACGCATGAATGAACTGTCAAAGCAGACCCGCGTCCAAGTTGATGTGCCGAGTGCACTGGACGCGCTATGGCAACTCGACATCAAGAAATCTCGAGCGGAACCACCACAGTCTTTCAAGTTGCGACTCCGACAACTTATTGATCCGATCCTCAATCGGGGGCGCAGAGTCCACACTTTTCGAGGCAGGCGAGAGAACACCGAAGTCGCGCACGTCTGGACGAAGCTGAAGACCCGTGACGGCTTTGGTTACGAGGTGAACCTCGAAAGTCCGCTCGTCGAGTCGGTCCTGTCCCGCCTCGACACCGATAACGCCGAACGAGTGGTAGGCCTGCTACAAACCATCGCGAGCACCTTCCCTCTCATGGACGCCTACGTCGAGGTCGCCGCGAACGTCCCTTCGATTACCTCGGAGCCTGACAATGAGGCACTCATCGCAAGCCTCCGAAACATCCGGCGGTCAGGGCTATTCAGCACAGACCCCAAAATTGCCGTGACGCAACTGGCCGGCGTCGAGCCGTTCAACAGCCGTGACGATTTGAACACCCTTGTCGATCTCGTCTGGAAGGCCGCCGATGTCACTGAATGA
- a CDS encoding ATP-dependent DNA ligase encodes MAESLPPALQPPVAVALAKLVKTFPGRNALPGGLSAEPKWDGFRTTAFNDGGMVTLWSRQGKELTRILPDATAALEEQLPPGVVLDGEAVIWNRGRLDFDALQRRMVTSRAALPAVAIELPASFVAFDVLAVAGQDTRAVPFSGRRQLLEELARDWAAPLHLSPITTDVDLAKTWLRDLPATGIEGLVFKGGAQPYEAARIWSKLKHKDVWDVVCAAVIGPVSQPQAIIAGLPIDGELKIVGRSTVLSTKVGRELGRYLQAAGHGHPWPEEISESSLNRFSRDKGPARLTLVEPFVVEISADVAWSGTSFRHPVGYRRSRPELDPADVRVPPELNNRHR; translated from the coding sequence ATGGCCGAGTCCCTTCCGCCGGCACTGCAGCCACCAGTCGCGGTCGCCCTGGCGAAACTCGTCAAGACCTTCCCCGGCCGCAACGCACTGCCCGGGGGCCTAAGCGCAGAACCCAAATGGGACGGTTTCCGCACTACTGCCTTTAATGACGGTGGCATGGTGACGCTGTGGTCCAGACAGGGCAAGGAACTTACCCGAATCCTGCCGGACGCAACGGCGGCTCTCGAAGAGCAGTTGCCTCCCGGTGTGGTCCTGGACGGTGAAGCCGTCATTTGGAACCGGGGCCGGCTGGATTTCGATGCGCTGCAGCGGCGCATGGTCACCTCCAGGGCCGCGCTTCCGGCGGTGGCCATTGAGCTGCCCGCTTCGTTCGTGGCCTTCGATGTCCTGGCCGTCGCCGGGCAGGACACCCGGGCTGTTCCGTTTAGCGGGCGACGGCAGCTGCTCGAGGAGCTCGCCCGGGACTGGGCGGCGCCGTTGCACCTCTCCCCCATCACCACGGACGTGGACTTGGCCAAGACCTGGCTCCGGGATCTTCCCGCGACCGGAATCGAAGGTTTGGTGTTCAAGGGTGGCGCCCAGCCCTACGAAGCAGCCAGGATCTGGTCGAAGCTCAAGCACAAAGATGTTTGGGACGTGGTGTGTGCCGCAGTGATCGGGCCAGTCTCCCAGCCGCAGGCCATCATCGCCGGCCTGCCCATAGACGGCGAACTGAAGATTGTCGGCCGGTCCACGGTCCTGTCCACTAAGGTCGGGCGCGAACTGGGCCGATACCTCCAAGCAGCCGGGCATGGGCATCCCTGGCCGGAAGAGATCAGCGAGTCCTCCCTGAACAGATTCAGTAGGGACAAAGGCCCCGCGCGGTTGACCTTGGTCGAACCGTTCGTAGTCGAAATCTCGGCCGACGTCGCTTGGTCCGGCACGTCCTTCCGGCATCCTGTCGGCTACCGGCGCTCCAGACCGGAGTTGGACCCTGCAGACGTCAGGGTCCCCCCTGAATTGAACAACAGGCACCGATGA
- a CDS encoding IS110 family RNA-guided transposase, producing the protein MTLTTTHPAKAVTIGVDTHQLVHHAAAVDQDGRMLGDREFPSDRGGYQQLLDWAASFGIINAFGIECTGSYGAGLTRHLLAAGIDVVEVNKSHSQVRHRVGKSDAVDAEAAARKVLSGECTDPAKDTTGAVEAIRNLHLVRDSAIKARSAACVQLRDVLLTAPDHLRTRLTARTLEGKATQARALRPDLSRIHEPEQAVKYALRELGRRVYELTAEINEVDKHLTRLVSAVAPNTLALPQVGPVSVAQLLITAGENFERFRNEAAFARLCGVAPIPVSSGKSHRMRLHRGGNRQANRVIYLIAICRLRYDPRSQAYRDRKRAQGHSSADAIRCLKRFIARELYYSLKRDLTQTR; encoded by the coding sequence ATGACTCTGACAACGACACACCCCGCCAAGGCTGTAACCATCGGAGTGGACACCCACCAGCTGGTCCACCATGCAGCTGCAGTAGATCAGGACGGGCGAATGCTCGGCGACCGAGAATTCCCCTCGGACCGCGGGGGCTACCAACAACTGCTGGACTGGGCAGCAAGCTTCGGCATCATCAACGCATTCGGCATCGAATGCACCGGATCCTACGGCGCGGGCCTGACCCGGCACCTTCTCGCGGCAGGGATCGATGTCGTAGAGGTAAACAAGAGCCACTCTCAAGTCCGTCACCGCGTCGGTAAGAGCGACGCTGTCGACGCTGAAGCTGCTGCCCGCAAAGTTCTCTCTGGTGAATGCACAGATCCAGCGAAGGACACCACCGGAGCGGTCGAAGCAATCCGCAATCTTCACCTGGTCAGAGACTCTGCGATCAAGGCCCGCAGCGCGGCATGTGTTCAGCTGCGGGATGTTCTGCTCACCGCACCGGATCATCTCAGGACCAGGCTGACCGCCAGAACCCTCGAGGGCAAAGCCACTCAAGCCCGCGCCCTGCGGCCGGATCTGAGCCGGATCCACGAGCCCGAGCAGGCAGTGAAATACGCACTGCGGGAGCTCGGCCGCCGCGTTTACGAGCTCACGGCCGAAATCAACGAGGTAGACAAGCATCTGACTCGGCTGGTCTCCGCCGTGGCACCCAACACCCTGGCGCTGCCCCAAGTCGGCCCCGTCAGTGTCGCCCAACTACTCATAACCGCCGGTGAGAACTTCGAGCGCTTCCGCAACGAAGCCGCGTTCGCCCGGCTCTGCGGCGTCGCTCCCATCCCCGTCTCCTCCGGGAAATCACACCGCATGCGGCTCCACCGGGGAGGCAACCGCCAAGCCAACAGGGTCATCTACCTCATAGCCATCTGCCGACTTCGCTATGACCCAAGGAGCCAGGCATACCGTGACCGCAAACGTGCTCAAGGGCACTCATCAGCCGACGCCATCCGCTGCCTCAAACGCTTCATCGCCCGCGAGCTCTACTACAGCCTCAAAAGGGACCTGACCCAGACAAGATAA
- a CDS encoding DNA cytosine methyltransferase, producing MISQTYRMGELFSGPGGMALGARLAAQAVEGVALRHAWANDYDLDTCKTYKRNILVPEYGDDAKLVESAADLPAAGGGVVHQNVHTLDIEALGEIDGFAFGFPCNDYSLVGEWKGLRGDYGPLYSYGVKVLASKQPKWFVAENVSGLRGANEGKAFKQILEHLQAPDNGPRYRIVPHLYSFDEYGVPQRRQRIVIVGIREDLQTDFRVPSPEIYNDIDVSAKSALTVPPIPLSAPNHQFVRPSATVAERLSYLLPGEHAFSPRALQEMPERLHIKTRTTISTTYKRLDPDKPAYTVTGAGGGGSYIYHWVLDRALTNRERARLQSFPDNFAFEGLKESVRKQVGMAVPVKAAEAIFTALFKSFAGIPYPSIEPNIEFTKVLESEQIKTT from the coding sequence ATGATCAGCCAGACCTACCGCATGGGCGAGTTATTTAGTGGCCCCGGCGGCATGGCACTCGGCGCGCGGCTTGCAGCGCAGGCTGTCGAGGGCGTCGCACTCCGACACGCTTGGGCGAACGACTATGACCTCGATACCTGCAAAACTTACAAGCGAAACATCTTGGTGCCTGAATATGGCGATGACGCAAAGCTGGTTGAATCTGCGGCTGACCTTCCGGCTGCTGGCGGAGGCGTCGTCCATCAAAACGTTCACACTCTCGACATCGAGGCCCTCGGAGAGATCGACGGATTCGCGTTCGGCTTCCCTTGTAACGACTACAGTCTCGTCGGGGAATGGAAGGGGCTTCGCGGCGATTACGGTCCGCTGTATAGCTATGGCGTAAAGGTCCTGGCGTCCAAGCAGCCCAAGTGGTTTGTCGCCGAGAACGTGTCAGGACTTCGCGGCGCGAACGAGGGCAAGGCCTTCAAGCAGATTCTGGAGCACCTTCAGGCCCCCGACAATGGCCCTCGCTACCGGATCGTCCCGCACCTTTACTCGTTTGACGAGTACGGCGTTCCACAACGACGGCAAAGGATAGTCATCGTTGGAATCCGCGAGGACCTTCAGACCGATTTTCGCGTTCCGTCGCCGGAAATTTATAACGACATCGACGTAAGTGCGAAATCGGCTTTGACGGTTCCGCCGATCCCTCTGAGCGCTCCCAATCACCAATTTGTCCGTCCATCCGCAACGGTCGCCGAGCGGCTAAGTTACCTGCTCCCTGGTGAGCACGCCTTCTCTCCTCGCGCCCTTCAGGAGATGCCCGAACGGCTCCACATCAAGACGCGCACGACGATCAGCACAACCTATAAACGACTAGACCCGGACAAGCCGGCGTACACAGTGACGGGAGCCGGGGGTGGCGGTTCCTACATCTATCACTGGGTGCTGGATCGGGCATTGACCAATCGCGAGAGGGCTCGTCTTCAGTCCTTCCCGGATAACTTCGCCTTTGAGGGACTTAAGGAGAGCGTCAGGAAGCAGGTCGGAATGGCCGTCCCGGTTAAGGCGGCAGAGGCCATCTTTACCGCGCTGTTCAAGTCATTTGCCGGTATTCCATACCCCTCGATAGAACCGAACATCGAATTCACCAAGGTTCTTGAATCAGAACAGATCAAGACGACGTAA